GTGGTAAACGCTGTACCTATCTTCTCAATCCATGTTTCGATAGAGATTGTATCATCTTCGTGGGGTATGCGATCCATCTGTATGACCAGCCTCGATAATACCCATGTGAGATCCTCCTTCTGGAGATCCATTATACCAAAGCCATTCTCATCAGCATTCTTACCTGCAGTAATAAGTATGAAATTTGTAAGTGATTTCAGGGAAACCTTTCTTCTGAAGTCAATATCCTGAGGTTCTATATCGTAAACATATATTTTCTTTGCACCCATATATAATTTGTTTTTCTGACAATTATTCACTAAGTTGTCTGTTACAAAGTTAAAAATAATCCGTTAAAAATGATTATCTTTGTTATCAGTTCAACTTAATACTTTACAACTCCTTAGTTTCAGAAAAAATCGCCTTTATATGCAATCAATCAAAGAATTATACAGAATAGGAAATGGTCCTTCCAGCAGTCACACTATGGGTCCGAAGAAAGCAGCAGAACTTTTTCTGGATGATCACCCCCATGCTGCCAGGTTTAATGTTACACTTTATGGAAGTCTGGCCGCCACAGGAAAGGGTCACTTGACAGATCAGGCACTTCTTAATGTTCTTGAACCGGTTGCACCTACAACCATAGAGTGGCTGCCAAAAACTTTCCTTCCATTTCACCCTAATGCCTTGAGACTGGATGCTTTTGATGAAAATGAAAAGATTATTGATTCCCGCACACTATATAGCGTGGGAGGCGGTGCGCTCTCAGATGGAGAGAAAATAATCGGTCTCACTGAAAACCAGGGAAAGGATATATACCCTATGACCACCATGTCGGAGATTATGAACTGGTGTGAAAAGACTGGCAAAAGCTACTGGGAGTATGTTGAAGATTGTGAGGGGAAAGATATCTGGGACTATCTGAAAGAGGTGTGGAGAGTTATGAAAGAGGCTGTGATAAGAGGTTTGGATAATGAAGGGTTACTGCCCGGACCGCTTAGTTTGCACCGCAAAGCTGTGAGTTATCACATCAAGGCGAAGGGATATAAAGATTCGTTACGCTCACGTGGATTGGTTTTTGCTTATGCTCTTGCTGTATCGGAGGAGAATGCTTCGGGAGGTGAGATTGTTACTGCACCTACATGCGGATCGTGCGGTGTGGTGCCTGCAGTACTCTATCATCTTGAGCAGAGCAGAGGATTCAGTGAAAACAGGATGCTAAGGGCACTGGCTACTGCAGGGTTGTTTGGCAATATTGTGAAACAGAATGCATCAATTTCGGGAGCTGAGGTAGGCTGTCAGGGTGAAGTTGGCGTTGCCTGCGCAATGGCGGCAGCAGCAGCAAGTCAGCTCTTCGGAGGCAGTCCTGCTCAGATTGAGTATGCCGCGGAGATGGGACTCGAGCATCATCTTGGTATGACTTGTGACCCGGTGTGCGGACTGGTTCAGATTCCTTGCATTGAACGTAATGCATATGCTGCTGCACGTGCTCTTGATGCCAATTTATACTCTTCCTTCACTGATGGTATTCACAGGGTCTCATTTGATCGTGTGGTTGCTGTGATGAAACAGACTGGTCACGATCTGCCTTCTCTTTATAAGGAGACGGGGGAAGGGGGACTTGCCAAAGGGCATGAGTTCTCGCACTGATAATCTTGAATACTGAACTTGAACTGATTGAATTGACTTAGGAATTTATTTAGATATACAAATATTGATCATCGTAATTTAGCGGGCAGTTTTATAATTTTTTCCCGGAACCACCGTTATAAGGGTGGTATTACGTAATAAACCAACTGATTTAAAATGATTGACTATATCAAAGGAGAAGTGGCAGAAATAACTCCTGCATCTGTAACTCTGGAGTGTGGCGGAATAGGCTACCAGATGAATATTTCGCTTAATACTTATGGAGAATTGAATGGAAAGACCGAAGCGAAGTTATATGTATATGAATCGATCAGAGAAGATGCACATGTACTTTTCGGATTTATGAATAAGCATGAGAGGGAGTTGTTCATGCTGCTGATAAGTGTCTCGGGGGTTGGACCCAGTACAGCACGTGTGATACTTTCATCACTAAGCTCAAAGGAGCTGGAGAATGTGATAGCATCTGAAAATGCAGCTGTATTGCAATCTGTTAAAGGAATTGGAGCAAAAACAGCACAGAGAATTATAGTCGACCTAAAAGATAAGATCAAGTTTACCGATGAGAGTGGGAACGTTGTACAATCCGCCAAGGATGATCTCACTGAAACCGGTCACGCTGCTATTTCTGCTCTCATTATGCTTGGGTTCGTTAAGAATGCATCTCAGAAAGTGGTTTCTAAAATCATTAAGGAGGATCCCTCATTACCAGTTGAGGCCATTATAAAAGAGGCGTTAAAGAGATTATAGACTATCTTCTGAGATTGAAAATAGAAGAAATTGAAGGGAAGAAATTGAGACCATGCAGTAAATTTTTTAAGATTATAAATCATTTCTGTTGTTGTCAATCTCTTCAAGAGTTTATAAATCAGTAAAACAGTTGTTGGAAAGCAATCCTGAAGACAAAGATTAAACAGTTGGCGTTTTACGTAATACGCTAATAGATTAGAAAACTGTTTAGCTGTTGTCTCACTGAAAAAGTTTATTCACATATCTATGTTAATACTCCTGCTGGTTTTGCAGGAGAAGATGGTTTATGCATTAACAGCATCAGATAGATTAGTAACAGAGTCAAACAATAATGAAGTCGACTCGCT
This portion of the Lascolabacillus massiliensis genome encodes:
- the ruvA gene encoding Holliday junction branch migration protein RuvA, whose translation is MIDYIKGEVAEITPASVTLECGGIGYQMNISLNTYGELNGKTEAKLYVYESIREDAHVLFGFMNKHERELFMLLISVSGVGPSTARVILSSLSSKELENVIASENAAVLQSVKGIGAKTAQRIIVDLKDKIKFTDESGNVVQSAKDDLTETGHAAISALIMLGFVKNASQKVVSKIIKEDPSLPVEAIIKEALKRL
- a CDS encoding L-serine ammonia-lyase — protein: MQSIKELYRIGNGPSSSHTMGPKKAAELFLDDHPHAARFNVTLYGSLAATGKGHLTDQALLNVLEPVAPTTIEWLPKTFLPFHPNALRLDAFDENEKIIDSRTLYSVGGGALSDGEKIIGLTENQGKDIYPMTTMSEIMNWCEKTGKSYWEYVEDCEGKDIWDYLKEVWRVMKEAVIRGLDNEGLLPGPLSLHRKAVSYHIKAKGYKDSLRSRGLVFAYALAVSEENASGGEIVTAPTCGSCGVVPAVLYHLEQSRGFSENRMLRALATAGLFGNIVKQNASISGAEVGCQGEVGVACAMAAAAASQLFGGSPAQIEYAAEMGLEHHLGMTCDPVCGLVQIPCIERNAYAAARALDANLYSSFTDGIHRVSFDRVVAVMKQTGHDLPSLYKETGEGGLAKGHEFSH